CGCAAACCGAGCGCGGCAGGATCGCAAAAACGCAACAGCTGGTTCTATGAAATGCCCTTCGGCGCGCGCAGCGCCGCCGGAAGTATGACGGCTTTGTCACCAGGGCTGAATGTGCGAGAACACAGATTCCAGATGCACCACTACCCCCTCCAAGCCAGGGGACCCGCTTATGAGCTAGCGGTGTGAGCCGCTTTCTTTTGCCTACTTTTCTTTGCGGCAGGCAAAGAAAAGTGGGTGCTGCCCCGCACAGGGGCGACGCTAATAGACCGATAAGAAAACAAGGAAAGGCCAACGCCCCCGGCAAACAGAAACCAAACGCCACACGGCCAAATGAGCAACAACAACAAACCCACCAAAGGCAAAAAACCCCAAACCCAAAACCAAAAAACAAATCCCGCCTGAAAGGCAAAAACCAGAGATAGCCCTCAATAACCCTTCTTTTCGACCCATCGCGCCGCAGGCAAATCAACAACAATCACCCTCACCAGCACTAAAGGCAAGCAAAGCAAACCTCATGGCAACCACGACCGCAAACCAGCAAGCCGCGCCCGCTTCCCCGGGCCCCTTGAAGCGCATCATCCTGATCGCCCTCATCGCGATCGTCGCCGCAGGCGTTGCCGGCGCGGGTGTGTGGTTCTACATGTCCCAGCGCAGCCCGGCCCCCGCCTCAACAGCAACCCCCAGCGCACCAGCGCCATCAGCCGTCCCGATCTTCTTCCCGCTCGAATCGATGACAGTCAACCTGCAATCGGACGACGGTCAGCAACACTTCCTGCGCATCGGCCTGACGCTCAAGCTCAACGACCCGAAAACCCAGCAGGAACTCTCCGACCATATGCCGGAAGTGCGCAGCCGCATCCTCCTCGCACTGTCGAATAAACACCCGGAAGACCTCGCGCCGCTAGAAGGCAAACGCGCGCTCGCCACCGAACTTCAGACGCTGATCGAACAGCCGACCGATAAGGGCGCCGCGCCGATCCACGTCCAGGACGTGCTGTTCACCGAATTCGTCGTGCAGTGATCCTGTTTCACGCCGCCATCATTAACCGCCGGACGCACGAGGAATAAGGAATGGGCCACGAAGAGTTCATGTCCCAGGAGGAGGTCGATGCCCTCCTCAAGGGCGTCACCGGCGAGTCCGACTCGGAATCCGAGCAGGCCGCACATACGGGCGTACGCCCGTACAACATCGCGACGCAGGAACGCATCGTCCGCGGCCGGATGCCCGGTCTTGAAATCATCAACGACCGCTTCGCGCGTCTGTTGCGCGTCGGTATCTTCAACTTCATGCGGCGCTCGGCGGAAATCTCCGTCGGTCC
The sequence above is drawn from the Paraburkholderia sp. BL23I1N1 genome and encodes:
- the fliL gene encoding flagellar basal body-associated protein FliL, with the translated sequence MATTTANQQAAPASPGPLKRIILIALIAIVAAGVAGAGVWFYMSQRSPAPASTATPSAPAPSAVPIFFPLESMTVNLQSDDGQQHFLRIGLTLKLNDPKTQQELSDHMPEVRSRILLALSNKHPEDLAPLEGKRALATELQTLIEQPTDKGAAPIHVQDVLFTEFVVQ